TCTTGACTTGGCTGGTGAACTACAACTACGGCTCCTGTTAAAGTCGGATGTTCCCAATACATACTCTTGAGACTCCCCTAGTATCCAGAAGTCAGAGAAGTGACCAGGACAGCTTTGAGTTTAGAGGTTTTCTCCGTGGTGGGGACTTGCTCATGAGTGTCTACTTCTGGTAACAGTTTCTCTCTTTGAGTACAGGCTACAATCTGATCCATTACATGCTTGATGGGAGGAGGACTTGTTACTTCTTAAACTCTTACTTGGATCCCAAGTCTCTCGTCTGTTCTTGACAAGTAAGCAATGTAAGACCTTGTAACCATGCCCCAGACTTGGTTTGTTGGATGAAAAATATACCTACTCAAATGGTGGAAGACAGTATCTTTCTGTGGGAACAGCTTGATGAGTTTGGTCAGAAAGCTAGGGATCAACCATAGAGATGGAACAAAGTATTGATTTGACTTAGCGACCAGCCAAGGCACTTTCCCTATGATCATTTGTTTATCTTCACAAAAAAACATCTGATCATGATCACCATAATCATggaaaagataaagataaagTTGTGATGGGATTGTAGTTGAGTTAATGCAATGATTCTTCAACATTGTTCCATAACAACGCGAGTACTCACGGTTGAAGCTATCAAGCTGATCCATCAACGGAGAATCAAGAGGGAGAAACCAAGAAGTACCAGGGAAAGGCTCGCAGAAGAGGTCGCTTGTATCAATCCTCTGGTCAACAAGCATGATTCTCTCTGTCAAGAGAGCATATAGGAACATAGAAACCATAGAGATCATCCTGTTTCCTAACCCTAACCCTGACAACGGCGACACACACAACACATACCGGCATTCATCACCAGAGTTGCTTACATGATTGTGACCAAGCTTCTCTGTAGCGCTCTTGTAAGCTTCTGTGCCTGGACCGCAACGCTTGTGGAGCATCTCGTAGCGTCTTAGCTTAGAGATGAGATGTTGAGAAGGCTTGTAAGGTGAAGTCTTGCGATACAAGGAAGACGGATACCTACTCAAGCAAGAATCTTCATCAAGTTCTTTTGTGAAAACGGACTTGTGGTGGTTGAAGATGTTAGAGGATTGTTGTAGTAGCACCAAGCAAAATAGTAGTAGTAAGCAAGTGGCTATTCCTATCGTGAGCTTCATCATCCCAGAGATTATAAACGGCATAGCTCTCTTCATTATTTCAATTTTGTTGCatgtaaatattaaatattgatCCTGGTTTCAGGATGATGGAGAATGGAGTGTCATGTTATATGACCATTAAGAGGTTAAGGGAAACGTGATCTAAGAGGTATGGTTAAATCATTACCTTCAACTTCACTACTAAACTAGTAAGAAGGCCTGTTTATAACCATTGTAATCACTGTCATGTTAAATTTAGCAGTTGGCCTGTCACGTTTTTGGATTGTTTTATCAACTAAATCGTTACTCTATTTCTTTCTGATTATATAAGGTAAACTTCAGTGTGTGACGTGTAGTATACAAccatacacacacacaaagatATAAATAGTCAAACATACTTTGGTGATTATTTCGATTTCTTAGGATTTACAATGATGAACATAGAAGTTGGTGAAGGATTAAAATCAATATTCACCAACTAGCTTAACTCCTGTAATATAATCCTTACAAAACTTAATGACGTTATAACAATCTTTggtgattatttatttatagatttttggcAACAATGATGAGCTTACAATCAAAGTTCATTGGCTGAATCAACTAGCTTAAGCCCTGTGAGCCGATCCTCACAAGGCCTAACGAAGCGGGTGATCTTCACTGTCTTAGCTTGACAACCATAGATCGGAGCTCTAAGGAAACATGGCTCCATCGATATGGCTTTAACACACGGATTTTTCTGGTTCTTTGGCTTGTAAAGTATCCATGGCCTTAATCCTCCGAGTCCTTGAGAAACATATCCGAACGTAGACGAGTTGCTTGTGACAAGTTTATCAGTTAGGCTTAACAGATAAATCTCAGCGAGTGCCTTTTGGTCGTGAAGCCTCTTGTCCGTTTGCTGATACATTTCTTGGCTTGGTTGGTAAACTTGGACCATGTCTCCTGTGGAGCTCGGGCCTTCCCAGTACATGGTCCTTAGATTCTCCGAGTACTCCGGGTAAAGAGATGTGACAAGAACGGATATGAGTTTCGGTCTTGTTGACGTATTAGTAACTTTTGATTCTGTTGCAGCTACTTCAGGTAAGAGTTTCTCTCCTTTGGTACAGGCTAAGATCTGGTTCATAACGTGCTGGAAGTAACCGGCTGGCTTGGTTAGAACTCGTACTTGAATCCCAAGTGTCTCGTCTGCTCTTGATAAGTAAGTGTTGTAGGATCTAGTGATCATACCCCAAACTTTGTTTGTAGGGTGGAAAAGATAGCGACCTAGATGGTGGAAGACAGTGTCTCTCTGTGGGAATAGTTTGTTTAGTTCGGTTTGGTAACTAGGGATCAACCATAGAGATGGAATAAAGTAAAGGTTTGCGTTGAAGACTAACCAAGGGACTTGTCTGATGAGGTTTTGATCTCTTTCACAGAAGAACATCTTATCATGATCCTCATAATCATGAATAAGATAAAGACATAGGTAAGATGGGATGTTATTATCCCTCGTAGTCCATTTGATGGTATGATTCTTCAACATTGTTCCATAACAATGTGAACCATTCTTGTTGAAGCTATCTAACTGATCTGTCAATGGAAAATCCAGAGGGAGTAACCAAGAAGTACCTGGAAAAGGCTCACAGAAGAGAGAGTTTATGTCGGTGCGTTGGTCAAGAAGAATGATTCTCCCAGTCAAGAGAGCATAGAGGAACAGAGAAGAAAGAGTAAGGATTCTGTTTCCAAGTCCATAAACAGCAAGCCACACAATGTATTTGCATTCACCAACGGATCTACTCATGCTGTCATGATGCCCAAGAATCTTTGTTGCTTCCTTGTAAGCCTTTGTGCCTGGGCCGCAACGCTTGTGAAGCATCTCATAGCTTCTAAGCTTGGAGAGAAGATATTGAGAAGGCTTATGAGGTGATGGCTTGCGATAAAAGGAAGAATGGTACCTACTCAAGCAAGATTCTTCATCAAACTCTTCAGTAAGCAGCCCTCCTAACAGTTTATCCCTTGGTCTTCTTGAATACTTTTGACCTGTGCAAGAAAAGTCAAGAGGACCATTCTTGATTTAACACAACCAAAAAGATGGATGAGTTTACCTTTTTCAAGAGGCTGATGGGTGAAGGTGAATAATGCTAGTAAACACATCGATGAAAGTAGAAAGCAAGTGACAACTGTTGTCAGCTTCATCTTCAAATCCAGAGCTCAGAAACTTGGCCAGAGATTAGGTGCTACTTACTAAAACATGTTTATGTGGAGCTATATATCAAAAGAGTTCAAGTGTGACTACTAGACTAATTTTAGTTTTGGTAGAAGAATCTTGTACTTGTTATAGTAAGTGTGCTGTCACTGTAGGTGACGGTGAAGCTTCTTGTCTCTTTGTTGGTACAATCACAATCTCATATTTTTGACCTACCTTTTTAATGATGGAAGGGACCTGCCTTTTCCACTAAACGTGAACCACAAGTCTATTATCTGCGGTTGATAAGTGAACATTGTagaatatatgattttttgacGTTAAAACTCCTCAACTAAATTTGTTTTGGATaaaaacccctaaactaaatatttaacgaaaaaacccctaaactaattttatttaatgaattaaactttaacaggtcataattaccatta
The window above is part of the Brassica napus cultivar Da-Ae chromosome C8, Da-Ae, whole genome shotgun sequence genome. Proteins encoded here:
- the LOC106414827 gene encoding probable fucosyltransferase 8, translated to MKLTTVVTCFLLSSMCLLALFTFTHQPLEKGQKYSRRPRDKLLGGLLTEEFDEESCLSRYHSSFYRKPSPHKPSQYLLSKLRSYEMLHKRCGPGTKAYKEATKILGHHDSMSRSVGECKYIVWLAVYGLGNRILTLSSLFLYALLTGRIILLDQRTDINSLFCEPFPGTSWLLPLDFPLTDQLDSFNKNGSHCYGTMLKNHTIKWTTRDNNIPSYLCLYLIHDYEDHDKMFFCERDQNLIRQVPWLVFNANLYFIPSLWLIPSYQTELNKLFPQRDTVFHHLGRYLFHPTNKVWGMITRSYNTYLSRADETLGIQVRVLTKPAGYFQHVMNQILACTKGEKLLPEVAATESKVTNTSTRPKLISVLVTSLYPEYSENLRTMYWEGPSSTGDMVQVYQPSQEMYQQTDKRLHDQKALAEIYLLSLTDKLVTSNSSTFGYVSQGLGGLRPWILYKPKNQKNPCVKAISMEPCFLRAPIYGCQAKTVKITRFVRPCEDRLTGLKLVDSANEL